GTTTACTGTTTGGTTGCACAAGTGTAATTACACAGTTAAGTTTAATTTTAAATAAAGTAATTATTAAAACCTAAaaattaatataataaatatatacctataattttttataaatgtaaatgatattatatttggtatttaagatgtatattttttgtgaatatacattaattagtaatcatatatttataactaatattgtaaagatatatatataactaatattgtaaagatatatatatatatatatatatatatatatatatatatatatataatatttctAATTTATATAGAAACTTACAAAAACTAAAAATACACATTTTGTAAGAACATTATGGAATTCATGTTTGCtgaaataaattaatatttataaatataatgtcataacattattcaaatgtttgacaaaactaatctatcaattctaactAAAAAATGAATAACATGCAATATGAATCAATACTACTAATACAAGTAAATTGGAACCATGAatataacacaatttcaaaattaaaaaaaaaatagtttaacaTATGTCATATTTCAACATAATAATAGTAAGTTACACTACAACTTAAGATTAGGAAATATAATAAGTTTATAACCACATTCAACAATGAAATTCCACTTTAATTGCATAATCATTATATGCCAAGTTTGTTAATGACTCACTGATATTAGGAGGTATAGTTtcaaaaaaatagaataataatataaataaaaaaaaaaatattacatgAAATCATAAGAAGTAAAGGTAGATAAATAAAAGATAAAGAATgaacaaagaaaaatatattttaaaatttaaagtaaaaataaaataaaataatagaaataaaaagttataaaaataaattaaaataaaaacaaaaggaaacaaactaaaaaaataacCTTGTAATTATACAGTATAATCCCACCAATTCTTGTAATTGCACCCTTTCACTTATACCTAATTTGATGGTTACCAAATAATTAATTGGCGAATCAATTACCGCCAAATCCATTTACAAGCTCGCTTTCCAAACATTTCTTACTATTTATGCCCGCTTCTCTCTTTCTCGCTCGTCACTACTCAGTACTCACTACCCAGCACCGCTCCTCCAGAATCCTCTCTCTGTCGCCTCGCCCCCATCAACCAATTCTCTCTCTCCCCCGGTGCTTTCACCGCCGCCTTGAGGTtggtttctttttatttttttccttgtttttttcGATAAGTGATGTTACAGTTAAGAATTTTTTGGTTCTCTCGACTCTTAGTCATATATAATTAGTACTTTAATCCAAGAGCTTCTGAAATTGATTTCTTGCATGGATATATCAAAATTCCGATTATGGAGGTCTTCAAAAGCTGAAGAACTTAAACCATTGGTCCCCATTTTTCTTGAAAATTGGATGGAGGGTAGTAAATCATTGAGTGCAGCGAAAACCCTCTTTTTccattaattcaagaaataaggGAATATGTATTAAAGATTAATACTAATATTAGCAAATAGAGTAGTGTtgtgaggatttttttttttttttttttttttttgtataagtTTGATAACAATGTCTACCAGGTAGACAGAGCAAGTGGTTTGAATCTAAAATTAAGATAGTTCTATGGAAACTGAATTGCACCCATAATTAAGCGAAGTCTTTTTTCCCCTTTTGGTGAAAGAAAAACATTTTCTATTAACCAAGCACCAGAGAAATGACTTTTGCACAGAAAACAGTTTCTTGGAAAGTGACGTTTATTATAACAAACAAACCTATGTCCTTTTGAGGCTGCTTTCTCAAAGGAAAAGCAGCGAATTCCATTGTGCCGTCAAGACTATAACAGACTACATTATAGCATTGGCATTGATTTCTTTAATGGGGATGGTCCAAGTGTTTATAGAAAAATAATGCTTTTATTTTACCAATGCCAAATTATGACATAATTTAATCAAAACTAGAACCCATTTGTCTATTGGGTTTCCTGTGAGTGGAAACTCTATATTAGATGCTAGAGCGTAGAAACATTCAAATCCTTATTATGTAAGCAAAAATGGCATATGAAGGTTGTGGATGCTTATAATCAATACTAACATGTTGCCTAAGTAAATTATTTATTGCTCTTTCAGTTCGATTTTATATgtattcttttctttttagtttgttAAAAAGAGATTGATACCTTTCTATATGTGAACTTTTTGAATTTTAGCAttctcattttacccttaatgacatTATCCTTTAAAAGTTACATGACAGTTTAAGACCACAAGATTTTAggagtatttttgataagttataCATATTTAGCTTGTGTGTCAAAAGTTTTCTTTTATTAAACTCTATATCCAGTCAAACACCGCTATATTTATTGAGACCAAGTAACATTTGTTGAGAAAAATTGAAAGATAATGTGCAGTCACTTAGTTGAGAAACAAGgaaaatcaaaattttagttgggAAACAAGGAGAACAATGAGCTATCTTGTTGCTGTCAAAGTCATTAATACCCTAATTCAGTCATAGCAACTGGTTTTGGTTGGAAATACTCATTATTCTTGTCATTTTGTGTAGCACAAGAGTTCTTGTTGAAATTATTGGACCTATGTTTTAGTTGTGTCCCTGATTTTCTTGCTATGTTTGGGTTTTTGCTGTTTGTTGTAGGTAGGACAATACATTTACAAtgattgaattttccttttcttagaGGAGAGTATGGATCTATCATAATTGGCGATTTCCTTTACTTGCAGTAAAAAGACATCAGGCTTCTATAGAATTGAGGAATTTCTTTCTCGCTTGGTAGCATCCGCATTATAGCCTTTCATATTGAGAGACTTTAGATTAGGGAAATAATTTGTGAGATAAAAGTGTTAACCCTCACCTGTGTGAACCTCTTTACTTGTGAGTTTTGTGAGGTTATGTTGTACTTCCTTTTATATTCTCTTTTGATTAGTGAACTGTTCATCTCCACCTATGGGCGTACGTCTAGTAGATCGAACAACGTAAATCATTGTATTTCCTTTGGCATGTTTCTCTTTATCCTCTAATTTACCATTGTTGTGTGCCTGCTTTGTTAGATTGCAGAATATCCCAGGGTTTTGATCCTAACACTGTGATCTTTGATCCTAACACTGTGATCTATGAAGCTTACGATATGTAACCTCTTCATGCCATACTTTGTACTTGTAGAATAAGTTTTATAAAAATTGGATGTGTGGGAGTGATGACTGTTTTGAAATCCATCCTAAGGTCAATTGGGAATTGGTTTTTAACAGCTCATATAACCTGCCTGACGAGCTGTCCTTTGACATTGATTCATTCCACCTGATTATTAAGAATGACATGAATCTGGATTGATCTGTGCAAGCCTTTTAAAGTATGTTGTTACTTTCTTGACCAGAATATAAAGTTGGATTTGCATATGCAGcatgtgtgaagcattttttatGCAACCTTCACTTATGTTTGTTGGTTCAAATGGTCAGGACTTACAATCATGATGACAGATACCTATAAAGGACTTGAAGATGGAAGGGACAAACTTGATAGACTTACAGATCTTCCTATTAATGTCATAAATCAGATTCAGGAGTACATGACTGTTGAGGATGCCACAAGAATGAGTGTCTTGTCCAGTAAGTGGAGACATGTTTGGGCTTCAAACCCGAAGCTCATAATTTCTGTGAACTTCTGCATAAAGAGAAAGCAGTTAGGCACAATAGATATCATAAATAGAGTTCTATTGCAGCATTATGGACCAATTAAGACATTTCTCCTTGATATTTCAATGATACATCCTTCTGAGCACTCAGTTATTGATCTATGGATGCTATATTTGTCAAAAAATGGTCTTGTGGAGCTCACCCTTCGGTGTTTAGAATATCTCAATACTCCTTATAAGTTGCCTTCCTCTGTGTACGGTGTAGAACTAGAACATTTGAATCTCTCAAACTGCATTTTCAGGCCGCCTTGCAGTTTTAGAGGTTTCCACAAGCTGAAAAGCCTTTCACTAAGTCGAGTCACCTTTCAGTTAGATGTTGCAACTTCTTTCCTCTGTGTTCCAAACCTTAAGAATCTGATGTTTGAGAAATGTATTGGGCTTACTCACTTAAATATATATGCCCCAGAACTTTTAAGTTTAAAAGTTGTACGCTGTGACATTGAAACGATTAAACTGGGTCCTTTTATGGACTGTCGGAAGCTGCAGTGTTTTGCAGTTATATCACGAGACGAAGTTCCACAGAATGGACAACATGAAGCAATTAACTTGATAAAACTTCTCAGCAGCTGGCCTGAACTTAGAAAACTTCTTCTGGACAGATACTTCATCAAGGTAAGATGGAAATTTGTATCTTTGCATAgactggggagggtagtgtgtacgcacaccttacccctaccctagggtagagagactgtttccaaatagacccccggcatccttccctccaagaacttcccaccttgctcttggggagactcgaactcacaacctctcggttggaagtgggggttgcttaccatcagagcaacccctcttgtcagaCGACGTACATATTTGTATATTAATATTCTTCTGTgggttcattttttgtttttgttttggcTGTCTAGTTTTTGTCCTCTGGTAATGTAGCAGGGTTGCTCTCAACAAGGCTCAATGACTTGCACGACCTCGCCTTTTGTGATTACGATTTTAATGACAAAGATCAAGTTTGCTCATTGCTATGCATTCTTAGAAGTTCTCCTAATTTGAAGTCGCTTGTACTTGTGGTGAGTTGTTGAATTCATGAGTTGTTGATCTTTTACCGAGTATAGAGGTGCAAATCGTACTAATTTTCCTTTATACTACTTATAGTTGAGTCACATAAAGAAAGGCTCTGGGGAAGTGGATGTAAATCATTTTGAAGGACAAGGCTGTAGGATTGGTGAATTCAATAACCTTCAAGCTCTGAGAATATGTTACTTCCATGGTTCAAGAGTGGAAGTGCTGTTTGTAAGGTTATTGCTGGCGTCTGCACCTTTTCTGCAGGAGATAATCATTGAATTAGATAAAAAGGTTAGTAAAAGCGAGGCCACTAAGATTGCTGAGGAGTTTATGCAGTTTCCTCACACAAGTAATGTACCACAGGTAAGTGATAAATGATTGAGATGACTTGATCCTCCTTCTCACTGCTGTAATGGTTACTGCGGATGTTCTTATTGGCCACAATTTAAAGTTTCATGTTTGTCATATCTGAATGATATATATAGCAGCACCTAACTTTTTTTGTTGGTGCATCTGTAGAAGCTCCTTGTAGCAACAGGGTTGTGATATTTGGAAAAAAGAAACTTGTGAGATAACTgaaatataatttataaataaagAAAGGAAGAGGGTATAAAAAAGTAAATCCTGTGTGTCTACTCAAAGGTTAAGggaaaattttaaaatttatggTTTAATATTTTGTTTACACAATTAGTGTAGCATTACATATTATAATATACTAGTTGTCATTTTTATAAGGTTATCAATTACTTTCCTATCTCATTTGAGTTGTTTGACGGATTACAAAGTTTAAGAAATCGAAGAAGACTTTGAACATGTCGGTCTAGGGATATGGCTCGATAAAATTGATGCTTAAAGCCAAACTACAATATATGCCTTAAATATCCTTTGAATCTTGATCTTAAATATGCCATGTCATTTCTACACAcacatctatatctatatctatatattatattaaaaacatGAAtgccttagcgaaatatcgttcgccttttttatcctatattattataattgtaaatataaataatttaaatGATAGTGTGAAAAATGCTCGGCTTAACATCCGCAATAAAGTCATTTTGGCTTAGGATTTTTTACCAAACTGTCACTTTAATGTCTTTAATTTTCCACCCGCAATTAAAGTCACTTTTGGCTGGGGATTTTCTTACCACCACTGGCGGGTAATTAGTGTCACTTTAGTTTTACGCAGTATTCTTTTATCATAATTGTCgttgatatttttttttaaaactatattttacCAACGTAGTGGGTCATTCAATTAACTGAAGTTCTTTGTAGAAAGAATGGAGAATACAAATTGAAGAATATATATTTCAAATATTTACTTACGgttgtacaataatttctatagTGTGAAAAAACCACTTTAATGTCACTTTAAGGTTAGGGTTCTTTCATCAAATCACCCAGCAATTAATATCACTTATGGTTTAGTATTCTTTTACCAAAATTGTCGTAGGATGCAAAGTAATTTTTGGTTTTCTAgaattttaaaaccaaaatcaCTTCAAACGAGGAGTTGAACACATCTATCTATAAAAGAAGCCACTATTCCACATTCTTTATCATAAACTTTTGCTAGTGAGATGAACTTGTTTGTGATTTCGAGGTAAACTTTCTAACCTTTATATTGATCTTGAAGTTAGGTAATAATAGACAATGGCAAATTAAAAGGTTGTCTTTGCGAT
The Nicotiana sylvestris chromosome 11, ASM39365v2, whole genome shotgun sequence DNA segment above includes these coding regions:
- the LOC104226683 gene encoding F-box/FBD/LRR-repeat protein At1g13570-like; amino-acid sequence: MMTDTYKGLEDGRDKLDRLTDLPINVINQIQEYMTVEDATRMSVLSSKWRHVWASNPKLIISVNFCIKRKQLGTIDIINRVLLQHYGPIKTFLLDISMIHPSEHSVIDLWMLYLSKNGLVELTLRCLEYLNTPYKLPSSVYGVELEHLNLSNCIFRPPCSFRGFHKLKSLSLSRVTFQLDVATSFLCVPNLKNLMFEKCIGLTHLNIYAPELLSLKVVRCDIETIKLGPFMDCRKLQCFAVISRDEVPQNGQHEAINLIKLLSSWPELRKLLLDRYFIKFLSSGNVAGLLSTRLNDLHDLAFCDYDFNDKDQVCSLLCILRSSPNLKSLVLVLSHIKKGSGEVDVNHFEGQGCRIGEFNNLQALRICYFHGSRVEVLFVRLLLASAPFLQEIIIELDKKVSKSEATKIAEEFMQFPHTSNVPQVSDK